One Thermococcus eurythermalis DNA segment encodes these proteins:
- a CDS encoding TIGR02253 family HAD-type hydrolase, which produces MKAVFFDFVGTLITKKGENVTHQNIVKEVLRRAGREDLDYLKVWEEYEKESSALFKELAGKPYVKIRDVDTDAMRRVAGRYGFEVPEDFWEISIAMHEKYGELFPDAVETLKALKDLGLHVGIITDSDNDYIEAHLKALGIYDLFDSITTSEEAGYYKPHPRPFQLALEKAGVEAGEALYVGDNPAKDCVGAKNVGMVSVLLDPKAEKRELWSNCDFVVSKLGDVIEIVKGLI; this is translated from the coding sequence GTGAAGGCCGTCTTCTTCGACTTTGTCGGGACGCTGATAACGAAAAAGGGTGAAAACGTCACCCACCAGAACATTGTGAAGGAAGTCCTCAGGAGGGCAGGCCGGGAAGACCTCGACTACCTGAAGGTCTGGGAGGAGTACGAGAAAGAGAGCTCCGCCCTCTTCAAAGAGCTCGCCGGCAAGCCCTACGTCAAAATCAGGGACGTTGATACCGATGCCATGCGCAGGGTTGCCGGGCGCTACGGCTTTGAAGTTCCCGAGGACTTCTGGGAGATAAGCATCGCGATGCATGAGAAGTACGGGGAGCTCTTTCCCGATGCCGTTGAGACCCTAAAGGCCCTCAAAGACCTCGGCCTTCACGTGGGAATCATAACCGACTCCGACAACGACTACATAGAGGCCCACCTGAAGGCTCTCGGCATCTATGACCTCTTTGACTCGATAACCACGAGTGAGGAGGCCGGCTACTACAAGCCCCACCCCAGGCCGTTCCAGCTGGCCCTTGAAAAGGCCGGGGTCGAGGCGGGCGAGGCTTTGTACGTTGGAGACAACCCTGCCAAGGACTGCGTCGGGGCAAAAAACGTTGGTATGGTGAGCGTCCTTCTTGACCCGAAGGCCGAGAAGAGGGAGCTCTGGAGCAACTGCGACTTCGTCGTTTCAAAGCTGGGTGACGTCATTGAAATCGTGAAGGGCCTAATCTGA
- a CDS encoding type II toxin-antitoxin system VapC family toxin, giving the protein MIQSLESDPKFINPIIFSEVLFVFLKLVTGKSYLTLRGNPKEIEKHRDKLEKVYLYLKDNFSELPLTEEIEERAFEFILNYGMLPNDALILSTAKFYGVTLVTLDEDFLYPARSEKVEAITGDSFAETERTIQKD; this is encoded by the coding sequence TTGATCCAGTCGCTCGAAAGCGATCCGAAGTTTATAAACCCCATAATCTTCAGTGAAGTCCTGTTCGTTTTTCTGAAGCTCGTTACTGGAAAGAGTTACCTAACACTTAGGGGCAATCCCAAGGAAATTGAAAAACACAGGGATAAGCTTGAGAAAGTTTATCTCTATCTCAAGGACAATTTTTCCGAGCTTCCCCTCACGGAAGAGATAGAGGAGAGGGCGTTTGAATTTATTCTGAACTACGGCATGCTTCCCAACGATGCCCTAATCCTTTCAACGGCGAAGTTTTATGGAGTGACACTCGTAACCCTTGACGAGGACTTTTTGTATCCTGCCCGTTCTGAGAAAGTGGAGGCCATAACTGGTGATTCGTTCGCTGAAACTGAACGAACCATTCAAAAGGATTGA
- a CDS encoding nicotinamide-nucleotide adenylyltransferase, with protein MVKRGLFVGRFQPVHNGHLKALEFVFSQVDEVIIGIGSAQASHTLKNPFTTSERMEMLIRALDEAEFPKKRYYLIPLPDINFNAIWATYVVSMVPRFDVVFTGNSLVAQLFREKGYEVIVQPMFRKDILSATEIRRRMVNGEPWEDLVPKSVAEFIREIKGCERIKMLATNLEKNEKELQAPIRIPEF; from the coding sequence ATGGTCAAACGCGGTCTCTTCGTTGGCCGTTTCCAGCCTGTCCATAACGGGCATCTGAAGGCGCTTGAATTCGTCTTTTCGCAGGTTGATGAGGTCATCATAGGAATCGGAAGCGCCCAGGCAAGCCACACGCTCAAGAACCCCTTCACGACGAGCGAGAGAATGGAGATGCTCATAAGGGCCCTTGACGAGGCGGAGTTCCCCAAGAAGCGCTACTATTTGATTCCCCTCCCGGACATAAACTTCAACGCCATCTGGGCCACCTACGTGGTCAGCATGGTGCCGAGGTTTGACGTCGTCTTTACCGGGAACTCTCTGGTCGCTCAGCTTTTCCGCGAGAAGGGCTACGAGGTCATCGTCCAGCCGATGTTCAGGAAGGACATCCTCTCGGCGACCGAGATAAGGAGGAGAATGGTCAACGGCGAGCCGTGGGAAGACCTCGTTCCAAAGAGCGTGGCCGAGTTCATACGGGAAATCAAGGGTTGCGAAAGGATAAAGATGCTCGCAACCAACCTTGAGAAGAACGAGAAGGAGCTCCAGGCGCCGATAAGGATTCCGGAGTTTTAG
- a CDS encoding MFS transporter, whose amino-acid sequence MILVSVVIFYSRNIITPVLTVYFKDALGLSYSQVGYLYSLYLLVMFATDVFTGGIADRYGRRKTLAIGLLLYGLSMALIGAFRNFFVCAPAYALAALGSSFISGTLQAWYFTEVKTRGLERNEAKKAYGLLRSINSANSLLIGIITATIVALTGMRSVFYAAAVLNFLGALLAVLLLNENYGDKGKSILSIVGEGISFIIHTHILRYLFIADMLFTFPHLHFIYVWQLYFTNVLNLKVETLGLLYSLKSVMGILAGFLILWVGKGKKESHAPLFRVSLSLMFLSYLLFAGMHAKIIGVLALALYSLGEAIYFTGYTLLINDVIPNEYRSTIISTRMSASALVGALFYALIGRLVNFSGLVGSFALMIPVFALLGLIYIWVFRMVST is encoded by the coding sequence ATGATTCTGGTTAGCGTTGTTATCTTTTACAGCAGAAACATCATAACGCCTGTTCTCACAGTTTACTTCAAGGATGCCCTTGGTCTGAGCTATTCACAGGTTGGCTACCTGTATTCGCTCTATCTTCTCGTCATGTTTGCAACCGACGTTTTTACAGGCGGAATTGCCGACAGGTACGGAAGAAGGAAAACCCTCGCCATCGGTCTGCTCCTTTACGGCCTCAGCATGGCACTCATAGGTGCTTTCCGTAACTTCTTCGTATGTGCTCCAGCCTATGCCCTTGCCGCTCTTGGTTCTTCCTTCATCTCGGGGACCCTTCAGGCTTGGTACTTCACAGAGGTCAAAACCCGGGGTTTGGAAAGGAATGAGGCCAAGAAGGCCTACGGTTTGTTGAGGTCGATAAACAGTGCGAATTCACTCCTGATAGGTATTATCACTGCCACAATCGTTGCTCTCACAGGGATGAGGAGTGTTTTCTACGCCGCGGCCGTCCTGAACTTTCTCGGGGCCCTTCTTGCGGTTCTCCTTCTTAACGAAAACTACGGAGATAAGGGGAAGAGTATCCTGTCAATAGTTGGGGAGGGTATTTCCTTCATTATCCACACTCACATTCTGCGCTACCTTTTTATCGCGGATATGCTCTTTACATTCCCTCACTTACACTTCATATACGTGTGGCAACTATACTTTACCAACGTTCTTAACCTCAAAGTGGAAACTCTTGGCTTGCTCTACTCCCTGAAATCCGTGATGGGCATATTGGCAGGATTTCTGATTTTGTGGGTTGGGAAGGGTAAGAAGGAATCCCACGCTCCGCTGTTTAGGGTTTCTCTTTCATTGATGTTCCTCTCCTATCTGCTGTTCGCTGGAATGCACGCCAAAATTATAGGTGTCTTGGCACTGGCTCTATACTCCCTCGGAGAGGCGATTTACTTCACCGGTTACACTCTCTTAATCAATGATGTCATTCCAAACGAGTACCGCAGTACAATAATCTCGACGAGGATGAGCGCCTCCGCTTTGGTTGGCGCCTTGTTCTACGCTCTAATTGGCAGATTGGTGAATTTTTCTGGACTCGTCGGAAGTTTTGCCCTTATGATACCTGTGTTTGCTCTCCTTGGCCTCATTTACATATGGGTTTTTAGAATGGTGAGCACTTAA
- a CDS encoding radical SAM protein has protein sequence MRMLEHFSSSHRFILKKVERGIYMKLSSIFSMPNEEFIKYLDGLLLRKENNGGLLFLPKLKAPVVVTDKGLEIAGYIKEHLITYGNLDYSALVNTLEYKGISNWELDSFLNAIKLALGEYGKYVVSINPNKTFSSKNYPKIGDPKISSIIPRPKSPIRLVWEITKNCNFSCNFCYVYGDKNVGKDLSFDEMCNIIKQASDMEVFYFVLLGGEPLLRKEFYSIIREIREYDMYSTVITNGYLIKQQLAALKLMPPMPVVVSLHGNPMDYAKYMNLDDLSIAKRIFNQIVENIRLLRSENIEVHIKSVVSTINIQNLWDHLVLLDSLGVSHVTLLHYLPIGKGAINNKPALLTPKMLVQFFEIVDKANRELDVSVDYRPFISIYAPALTPEFNYDNCPTGTMDLRIRYDGKVIQCSGVRDIFLGDLRQEPLKRIWEDALNRRDLTKCPFVSGRFPLELPEYSYHLLEE, from the coding sequence ATGAGGATGCTGGAACATTTCTCCAGCTCCCACAGATTCATATTGAAAAAAGTTGAGAGGGGGATTTATATGAAACTTTCTTCCATTTTTTCTATGCCAAATGAAGAATTTATCAAATATCTTGATGGGTTATTATTAAGAAAAGAAAATAATGGGGGTTTACTGTTCCTGCCCAAACTAAAAGCTCCCGTTGTTGTTACAGACAAGGGGTTGGAAATAGCTGGCTATATAAAGGAGCATCTCATTACGTATGGTAACTTAGATTATAGTGCTCTTGTGAACACATTGGAGTATAAAGGGATTTCTAACTGGGAACTGGATTCCTTTCTTAATGCAATTAAATTGGCACTTGGAGAGTATGGAAAGTACGTGGTTAGTATAAATCCAAACAAAACCTTTTCCTCCAAGAACTATCCAAAAATAGGGGATCCAAAAATCAGCTCTATTATACCTCGCCCTAAATCTCCAATACGTTTGGTGTGGGAGATAACTAAAAATTGTAACTTCTCTTGCAATTTCTGCTATGTATATGGTGACAAAAATGTGGGAAAGGACCTCTCATTTGACGAGATGTGCAATATAATAAAGCAGGCTAGCGACATGGAGGTATTTTACTTTGTTTTGCTTGGTGGTGAGCCCCTTCTTAGAAAGGAGTTTTATAGTATAATTAGAGAAATCCGAGAATATGATATGTACTCTACTGTAATAACTAACGGTTACTTGATAAAGCAACAGTTAGCTGCATTGAAACTAATGCCTCCGATGCCCGTGGTAGTAAGTTTACATGGTAATCCAATGGATTATGCGAAATACATGAACTTAGACGATTTGAGTATTGCTAAAAGAATATTTAATCAAATTGTTGAGAACATCAGGCTATTGAGGAGTGAGAATATTGAAGTGCATATCAAATCTGTTGTTAGTACAATCAATATTCAAAATCTATGGGATCATTTAGTTCTTCTGGATTCATTGGGTGTTTCGCACGTAACCCTACTTCATTACCTTCCAATTGGGAAAGGGGCCATTAATAATAAACCTGCACTTTTGACCCCAAAAATGTTAGTTCAGTTTTTTGAAATCGTGGATAAAGCAAATAGAGAGTTGGATGTATCCGTGGACTATCGTCCGTTTATCTCCATATATGCTCCTGCTCTAACACCAGAATTTAATTATGATAACTGCCCTACTGGAACTATGGACTTGAGAATTAGATATGATGGAAAGGTAATCCAGTGTAGTGGTGTTAGGGATATTTTCCTCGGAGATCTTAGACAAGAGCCTCTAAAACGTATCTGGGAAGACGCCTTAAATAGGAGGGATTTAACTAAATGTCCCTTTGTATCGGGCAGGTTTCCACTAGAGCTTCCAGAATACTCATACCACTTGCTTGAAGAGTGA
- a CDS encoding ASCH domain-containing protein, giving the protein MKVYRLFVRDEYLDFIKSGEKRIEVRVAYPQLRKIQPGDKIIFNDSIPAVVTGVKRYETFRQVLREEPIKKIFPDEPSFERAVKRFHNLYPKWKENRYGVIAIKFKLVGEGR; this is encoded by the coding sequence ATGAAGGTTTACAGACTGTTCGTTCGAGACGAGTACCTCGACTTCATAAAGTCGGGGGAAAAGCGGATAGAGGTTCGTGTGGCATACCCTCAGCTCAGGAAAATTCAGCCCGGGGACAAGATAATCTTCAACGATTCAATTCCCGCGGTGGTTACTGGAGTCAAGCGCTACGAGACTTTTAGGCAGGTGCTCCGCGAGGAGCCGATAAAGAAAATCTTCCCTGACGAGCCGAGCTTTGAGAGGGCCGTTAAGAGGTTCCACAACCTCTACCCCAAGTGGAAGGAGAACCGCTACGGGGTCATAGCCATAAAGTTCAAGCTCGTCGGTGAGGGGAGATGA
- a CDS encoding SAM hydrolase/SAM-dependent halogenase family protein: MITLTTDFGLRGPYVGEMKVAMLRINPDARLVDVTHAVTRHSVIEGSFVMEQVVKYSPQGTVHVGVIDPGVGTERRAVVIEGDQWLVVPDNGLATLPLKHLNAKRAWEIDLERIKRFTGWRISSTFHGRDVFGPAGALIDKGVPPEEFANEVPLDSLVKLDIEPRREGDLWSLKVIYIDDFGNVILNLEDYERPKAVELPDFGLKIPYLNTYGQVGSGELLALPGSHDYLEIAVNQGNAGEKLGLKVGDVVRVKLV; this comes from the coding sequence ATGATAACGCTGACGACGGACTTCGGCCTGAGGGGCCCCTACGTCGGCGAGATGAAGGTGGCGATGCTAAGGATTAACCCGGACGCGAGGCTCGTTGACGTGACCCACGCGGTTACGAGGCACTCTGTAATCGAGGGCTCCTTCGTTATGGAGCAGGTGGTTAAGTACTCCCCCCAGGGGACGGTTCACGTCGGAGTCATAGACCCCGGCGTCGGCACCGAGAGGAGGGCGGTTGTGATCGAGGGCGACCAGTGGCTCGTCGTTCCGGACAACGGTCTGGCAACGCTCCCGCTTAAGCACCTAAACGCAAAGCGTGCCTGGGAGATAGACCTTGAGCGGATAAAGCGCTTCACTGGCTGGAGAATAAGCTCTACCTTCCACGGCAGGGACGTTTTTGGGCCGGCCGGAGCGCTCATTGACAAAGGGGTTCCCCCCGAAGAGTTTGCCAATGAAGTCCCGCTCGACTCCCTCGTTAAGCTTGACATCGAGCCGAGGAGAGAAGGCGACCTCTGGTCGCTCAAAGTAATCTACATAGACGACTTCGGCAACGTCATACTCAACCTTGAGGACTACGAAAGGCCGAAAGCCGTTGAACTGCCTGATTTCGGGCTTAAAATCCCTTACCTCAACACCTACGGCCAGGTGGGGTCCGGCGAGCTTTTGGCCCTGCCCGGAAGCCACGACTACCTTGAGATTGCCGTGAACCAGGGGAACGCGGGCGAGAAACTCGGCCTGAAGGTCGGGGATGTTGTCAGGGTGAAGCTGGTTTAG
- the pgsA gene encoding archaetidylinositol phosphate synthase, which produces MVLNKYRENVRGYLEAIVKPLAKAGLTPNTVTVLGLILSLLSAYLYSLREPRLAALVLLIGSLVDALDGTLARLTGKTSRFGAFLDSTFDRISDGAVLFGIALGSLVDWRVAFLTLIGSYLVSYERCRAELAGSGKLAVGIAERAERLIILMAFSFIGVEYAKYGVYLVGILAWITVFQRFYAAYQRLK; this is translated from the coding sequence ATGGTTCTCAACAAGTACCGCGAGAACGTCAGGGGCTATCTTGAGGCAATAGTTAAACCCCTCGCAAAGGCCGGGCTCACGCCGAACACCGTGACGGTTCTCGGCCTCATTCTCAGCCTGCTCTCGGCCTATCTCTATTCCCTCCGCGAGCCGAGACTGGCCGCTTTGGTTCTCCTCATAGGCTCCCTCGTTGACGCCCTTGACGGCACTCTTGCGAGGCTCACTGGAAAGACGAGCCGCTTCGGTGCCTTCCTTGACTCGACGTTCGACAGGATAAGCGACGGGGCTGTGCTGTTCGGGATAGCCCTGGGAAGCCTCGTGGACTGGCGCGTGGCGTTTTTGACCCTCATTGGGAGCTATCTCGTGAGCTACGAGCGCTGCAGGGCCGAGTTAGCTGGCTCAGGAAAGCTCGCCGTCGGCATAGCCGAGAGGGCAGAGAGGCTGATAATACTGATGGCCTTCTCGTTCATTGGGGTTGAATACGCAAAGTACGGCGTCTACCTCGTGGGAATACTCGCCTGGATAACGGTCTTCCAGAGGTTTTACGCCGCATACCAGAGGCTTAAGTGA
- a CDS encoding A24 family peptidase C-terminal domain-containing protein, with amino-acid sequence MELIPLLAGLAMGLVTSYTDLKTGFIFDNHVSVILMLIGKLLGWEEDDEEVPLPDWVVKLPIPAVEIGIIYYLYRGLSEGNIPVALSGIISLFVGLALGLLLFYIGAWASGDALILAGFSALLPYPPDTAKVTAPYYTSYPLYAVAILLNGLIAVFPFIFIYALGVILVKRSFSELREIFVSGAGTTLRASLWIMGALGIRTILMVGLGLQINPVLSWLLTIALITVFGKLGRAGDIAGALVLVYLIYLSPESALVAFLRLLAFLYAFKVFIALVKFIRRNVLIEEVPVEELREWDILGETIFEKDGEIGRDRTDPFERLKVALLRVDISILNPSYEKVIASPSAEGLTREQIEELKRLVEEGKLENKFLRKKAMPFAPAIFLGFLISYFIGDLFWWLELKLMGL; translated from the coding sequence ATGGAGCTGATTCCGCTTCTAGCAGGGCTAGCTATGGGTTTGGTGACCTCTTATACAGACCTGAAGACGGGCTTTATCTTTGACAACCACGTCTCAGTCATATTGATGCTCATCGGAAAGCTCCTTGGGTGGGAAGAAGACGACGAAGAAGTGCCCTTGCCGGACTGGGTCGTCAAGCTACCAATTCCCGCCGTTGAGATTGGAATCATCTACTACCTCTACAGGGGGCTCAGCGAGGGCAACATTCCGGTCGCGCTCTCAGGCATAATATCCCTGTTCGTGGGCCTGGCCCTGGGTCTGCTCCTGTTCTACATAGGGGCCTGGGCGAGCGGTGACGCGCTCATTCTGGCCGGTTTCTCGGCGCTCCTGCCGTACCCTCCTGACACTGCCAAAGTCACTGCACCATACTACACCAGCTACCCCCTCTACGCTGTGGCAATCCTCCTCAACGGGCTCATCGCCGTGTTCCCCTTCATTTTCATCTACGCACTGGGCGTTATACTCGTGAAAAGGAGCTTCTCAGAGCTCAGAGAGATATTCGTCTCAGGCGCGGGCACCACTCTGAGGGCCTCCCTCTGGATTATGGGGGCCCTGGGAATCAGGACGATACTAATGGTCGGGCTCGGCCTTCAGATTAACCCAGTCCTCAGCTGGCTCCTCACGATAGCACTCATAACCGTCTTCGGAAAGCTCGGAAGAGCGGGAGACATTGCTGGCGCCCTCGTTTTGGTGTACCTCATTTACCTCTCGCCCGAAAGCGCCCTCGTGGCATTCCTGAGGCTCCTCGCGTTCCTCTACGCCTTCAAGGTGTTCATTGCCCTCGTCAAGTTCATAAGGAGGAACGTCCTCATCGAGGAGGTTCCGGTCGAGGAGCTCAGGGAGTGGGACATACTGGGAGAAACCATCTTCGAGAAGGACGGGGAAATCGGACGCGACAGGACAGACCCCTTCGAGAGGCTCAAGGTCGCGCTCCTGAGGGTGGACATTTCAATCCTCAATCCGAGCTATGAAAAGGTCATCGCCTCACCGAGCGCCGAGGGACTGACGAGGGAGCAAATTGAAGAGCTTAAGAGGCTCGTGGAGGAAGGAAAGCTGGAGAACAAGTTCCTGAGGAAGAAAGCGATGCCCTTCGCGCCGGCGATATTCCTCGGCTTCCTGATAAGCTACTTCATCGGCGACCTGTTCTGGTGGCTTGAGCTCAAGCTCATGGGCCTCTAA
- a CDS encoding tRNA (cytidine(56)-2'-O)-methyltransferase yields the protein MIVVLRLGHRPERDKRITTHVALTARAFGADKIIIAAEEDEHVRESVEDVVKRWGGPFEIEFDPGWKKILKEWREKGVIVHLTMYGIHVDDAMPKLKEELKAGKDILVVVGAEKVPRDVYELAHYNVAVGNQPHSEVAALAVFLDRLLDGEGLRKEFEGAKLKIIPQERGKKVVQLE from the coding sequence ATGATAGTAGTGCTAAGACTCGGCCACAGGCCAGAGAGGGATAAGAGGATTACCACTCACGTGGCCCTGACGGCGAGGGCCTTTGGGGCTGACAAAATAATCATAGCGGCGGAAGAGGACGAGCACGTAAGGGAGAGCGTTGAGGACGTCGTTAAGAGGTGGGGAGGCCCCTTCGAGATAGAGTTCGACCCGGGCTGGAAGAAAATCCTGAAGGAGTGGCGCGAGAAAGGCGTAATCGTCCACCTCACGATGTACGGAATCCACGTTGACGACGCGATGCCGAAGCTGAAGGAAGAGCTGAAGGCCGGAAAGGACATCCTCGTCGTGGTCGGCGCCGAGAAGGTTCCGAGAGACGTTTATGAGCTGGCCCACTACAACGTGGCAGTTGGCAACCAGCCCCACAGCGAGGTGGCGGCGCTGGCGGTTTTCCTCGACAGGCTCCTCGACGGTGAGGGCCTCAGGAAGGAGTTCGAGGGGGCGAAGCTCAAAATCATTCCGCAGGAGAGGGGGAAGAAGGTCGTCCAGCTTGAGTAA
- a CDS encoding transglutaminase domain-containing protein, whose protein sequence is MNVRRVGVFLAIALIVLASGCLVKPPAKVTFSIDKTNVPPGGTFHIIVTINNTGKVGLVGATLILGNDNFYIVQEPRFPPVLKVGEAVQLVWIVRAPPKPGVYPLQVSLELKDELKRTWTGFYGQFKIAVSKEENVPVKLKIDVSAPEFVRGGENIPVNITVTNEHDQSIELLKVSFAPLPGMKMLSAPTPPALIPPRESVTLSYTFKAPYAYREGFVSVLIQYRIGTAEKSMAKSFRVHVIWKPWEATLDQLMEAYGEEYSWTSSGHIVDRYWEEKYNSTSIFNATAFRPATLSIVGDASSEYHAALELYKWIRTTYNFTGTTRTLNPKELLRQDSISPHEAQVLITAMLRSINVPARVVSMYDGTDCTSRPITEFYTSDGWYVVDFRHGFIGTLDEYLASPYFPRVYQLATREGQRLVALKYEEGSHGHVDITSQFTADLEERLTKVITDRVRPSLRSKFDRILNGLNGQERIYALFLFAAAPNDASLNYVLTEWEVDKIQKNIKALYEFYHDLPWREDFTYYWKIFIGEVP, encoded by the coding sequence ATGAACGTGAGGAGAGTGGGGGTCTTTCTGGCAATTGCACTCATCGTGCTCGCATCTGGCTGTCTCGTGAAGCCGCCCGCCAAGGTCACATTCTCCATTGATAAGACCAACGTGCCACCGGGAGGGACGTTCCACATAATCGTGACCATCAACAACACCGGAAAGGTCGGCCTTGTCGGGGCAACGCTGATACTCGGCAACGACAACTTCTACATCGTCCAGGAGCCTAGGTTCCCACCCGTCCTGAAGGTCGGGGAAGCCGTCCAGCTCGTGTGGATAGTCCGCGCACCCCCTAAGCCTGGGGTGTACCCCCTTCAGGTATCCCTTGAGCTGAAAGACGAACTCAAAAGAACCTGGACTGGCTTTTACGGCCAGTTCAAGATCGCCGTTTCCAAAGAAGAAAACGTCCCTGTCAAGCTCAAGATAGACGTCAGTGCACCCGAATTCGTCAGGGGCGGAGAGAACATACCCGTGAACATCACGGTGACCAACGAACACGACCAGAGCATCGAGCTTCTCAAGGTAAGCTTCGCGCCCCTGCCGGGCATGAAGATGCTCAGCGCCCCAACTCCCCCGGCACTCATTCCGCCGAGGGAAAGCGTAACCCTCAGCTACACCTTCAAGGCACCCTATGCCTACCGCGAGGGCTTCGTCTCGGTTCTCATTCAGTACCGCATCGGGACTGCGGAAAAGAGCATGGCAAAGAGCTTCAGGGTTCACGTCATCTGGAAGCCGTGGGAAGCGACGCTCGACCAGCTAATGGAGGCCTACGGGGAGGAGTACTCATGGACTTCCAGCGGACACATCGTTGACAGGTACTGGGAAGAGAAGTACAACTCGACTTCCATATTCAACGCGACGGCGTTTAGACCCGCTACCCTCTCGATAGTGGGAGACGCGAGCTCGGAATACCATGCGGCCCTTGAGCTCTATAAATGGATTAGAACCACCTACAACTTCACGGGGACAACGAGAACGCTCAACCCGAAGGAGCTCCTCAGGCAGGATTCAATAAGCCCGCACGAAGCTCAGGTTCTGATAACCGCGATGCTCAGGTCAATAAACGTCCCAGCGAGAGTCGTGAGCATGTACGACGGCACCGACTGCACCTCCCGCCCAATCACGGAGTTCTACACCAGCGACGGCTGGTACGTGGTCGACTTCCGCCACGGATTTATCGGAACCCTGGACGAATACCTTGCCAGCCCCTACTTCCCAAGGGTTTACCAGCTCGCGACTAGGGAAGGGCAACGCCTCGTGGCGCTTAAGTACGAGGAGGGTTCCCACGGACACGTTGACATTACCAGCCAGTTCACGGCCGACCTTGAGGAGAGGCTCACGAAGGTAATAACAGACCGAGTTCGGCCCTCCCTCCGCTCCAAGTTTGACCGCATCCTGAACGGCCTCAATGGGCAGGAGAGGATTTACGCGCTCTTCCTCTTCGCAGCGGCACCGAACGATGCCAGCCTGAACTACGTACTAACGGAATGGGAGGTAGACAAAATCCAGAAAAACATAAAAGCCCTCTACGAGTTCTACCATGACCTGCCCTGGCGCGAGGACTTCACGTACTACTGGAAAATCTTCATCGGTGAGGTGCCATGA
- a CDS encoding class III signal peptide-containing protein, translated as MRRAQTALEYLFMLAAVLVLVSIAAKVVLDSVKNLNRDITTYIKDVRKEILENL; from the coding sequence ATGAGAAGGGCCCAGACTGCACTGGAATACCTGTTCATGCTCGCGGCGGTTCTCGTGCTCGTTTCGATAGCGGCAAAGGTAGTCCTGGACTCGGTTAAGAACCTCAACAGGGACATTACCACATACATCAAGGACGTCAGAAAGGAAATCCTTGAAAACCTGTGA
- a CDS encoding ASCH domain-containing protein produces the protein MKHLEFDGRYADAILKGKKRATVRLGRRPSLKEGDVVLIHAGGYALGKAVVEKVETKTVKELTDEDAFLDGFSSREELIRALREHYKYVNDDSKAHVVVFRLVEKFDKPVMSSDYAYEGNLPVEIAEKALKYLDLPKEDRKLIELFLKTGSLRKAAYRLGGLNKRYLIRDALRRAYEELKKKGIMGPKL, from the coding sequence ATGAAGCACCTCGAATTCGACGGGCGTTACGCGGACGCTATACTGAAGGGTAAGAAGAGGGCCACCGTAAGGCTGGGCAGAAGGCCGAGCCTGAAGGAAGGGGACGTCGTGCTGATACACGCCGGCGGCTACGCCCTGGGGAAGGCGGTAGTAGAGAAGGTCGAGACCAAGACCGTGAAGGAGCTCACCGATGAAGACGCCTTCCTCGACGGCTTTTCGAGCAGGGAGGAGCTTATAAGGGCGTTGAGGGAGCACTACAAGTACGTCAACGACGACTCAAAGGCCCACGTCGTGGTCTTCCGTCTCGTGGAGAAGTTCGACAAACCGGTGATGAGCTCGGACTACGCCTACGAGGGCAACCTGCCGGTGGAGATAGCGGAGAAGGCCCTGAAGTACCTCGATTTGCCTAAGGAGGACAGAAAGCTCATAGAACTGTTCCTCAAGACTGGTAGTCTCAGGAAGGCCGCCTATCGGCTCGGCGGACTGAACAAGCGCTACCTGATAAGGGACGCACTGAGAAGGGCCTACGAGGAACTGAAAAAGAAGGGAATCATGGGGCCGAAGCTTTAA